Genomic window (Streptomyces cadmiisoli):
CCTGCCCAGGACGTCCGCCGCAAGGCCGACGGCACCACCCTGGCGGCCTGGCCGGCCGGGGTCACCAGCGGGAACGCCGAAGCGCTGAGCTGGAATGTCACGGACACCCTCACCGAGGACGGTCCGGTGGACGCTCGTGCGGTGTTCACCGACGGCACCGCATCCATGCCTCCCCGGCAACTCACATCACGGTGGAGCGCAATGCAGGTGAGGCACCCAGTGAGGAAGTCGGGCCAGGCAGAGTGAACACGCTCACCGGTGACTTCGGTCTGTCGGCCACGGATGCCTCCGGATTCGGACTGACCGCCAGGCGCTACTTCTCCTCGCGCCGCCCGGAAATGGCGTCCCGGCAGGAGGGACAGGCGGCCGTCTTCGGTCGGCAGTGGACCGCTGGCACGGTGGCCGAACTCTCCGGGAACAAATGGGCTTATCTGCACACGGCCTCGGCCACCTCGGTGGCAGTGGTAGATGGGGACGGTGAGGACATCGGATTCACTGCGGCCGCAGGCGCGGGCTGGAAGCCGGGGAGCGGTGCGGCGGACCTGACGCCGACCGGTTCAGTCACGGGTTCCTTCACCCTGGAAGGCAATGAGGGCACCACCTCGGTGTTCACCAAGGTGGACACGACTTCCACAACCTGGCAACTGTCAAAGTCCTTCCTGCCCACGGACCATTCCACCACCAGCGTGTACTCGGAGAAGGTCAGGGTGGACGGCCAGGTGCTGGCGCGGCCCAAACTGGCAAGTCAGCCTTCGGAGGGACGAGGGGCGCGCAGGTGCGCCCGCTCCTTCAGCTCCTCCTCGTCGACCAACGTGAGCATCGGCTGACCCGGCGCGCACACCATGGTCACCAGGAATTTGGTCGGTGCGTCCGGCAGTGCGTTGCCGTCCTGGTAGTGGATCACGTCACCACCCGGCTCCCAGAACGTCCCGCCGGCCTCGACCACGCGCTCCGGCTCACCCTCGACCTCGAACCGGAGCGCGCCCTGCATTACGTAGCCGAACGACGGGCCCGAGTGGCGATGCGGAGGGAGCCCGGGGTGACCGGGGGGCCAGTCGACAAGGATGGTCATTCCCGAACCGCCTTCGGGGAAGAAGGGTGGCGTGATGTCTTGCAGCACTTTGACTTCGGGCGGCAAGCCCTCGTGGGCGCTGCCGTGCGCTGCGTCATTTTTCGACACGTACCACACCTCCGTGACCGGGACCGGAATGGACTATTCTGCGCAGTCGGTGGCCGAGTGGCCTGTTTATCGACCCATTTATATGGCAATGCCCAAGCATATTCGTTCCGACTTCTCACAACTTGCTTCACACAGACGACCTGTCGCATCCGGGACACGCCATGCGGTCTTACGTCCCACCCTGATGGCTCCGATGAGGCCAGACATTGCATGCTCGAGGTTGCCGGGTCGATCACATGAGGCCGAGAGCTGCCTTCAGCAGCGCAGTGAGGTCGCCGGGCAGCGTGTTCGGCCCGGCCCTGGCCAGCCTCGTCTGTCCAGCCGGATACCTGCCCACGCCGCCCATCGCAGCACTGGCCCAGTGCCGGGCGGACGAGCCTCCCGCACCTCTCCACGTCCCGGCTGGCCACACCGCCGGACACAGTATGAGTACGCGTGCCGAGCACATCGGTCAGGTCGGGGCCACGGCGGCATCACGATGCTCACAGGCGGCAGGCATGCATATCGGCGGCCACCGTGGTGGGAGCCGGGAGCGAGTGGTGGCGCAGCATTTTGGTGAGTGCGTCCGGTCAGTGCCCGTGCCCCCTACCATGATGCTCATGACCATCGGTATCCGTTCAAGCAGCCGCCCGGCCGGGCGGCTGCTTGTGCTGCTGGTGCTGATGGTGTTGGCCGGTGTGCTGGGCATGCACGCACTCCCGCCCGGCGGTGCTCCAGCGGGCGCCGGACACGAGATGGCGATGGCGGACCCGAGCAGCGCGCCCCATGCCGTGGGCACATGTGCCCATACCGGTGGCGGATCGGATCACCCTGATCATGCCGACGGGACGTGTGCGGCCGCCGGTACGGGTTCTGCGTACATGCCGCCGCCGCTCGCTGTCAGCGCGGTGCCGAACGTGCCCGCCGCCTCTTCTCTCGCGGCGGCCATGGCCGGCGCGCCCCACGACGATCGAGCGCCGCCCGATCTTTCTGAACTGCAGCTCCTGCGGATCTAGAGCAGCCTGCTCGGCACCCCTATCTGTTGCGCCCGGCGATGACCGGGACGGGTGCCGTGCCGTCGCCTGCCCACATTCCGTGACACCACGCGCCGCGGACCGGCGCGTCTAAGGAGTTGCACGATCATGATCCGCAAGCGTTCACTCGTCCGCCGCATAGCCGCAATCGCTGCCGCAGGTGCGGCAGCACTCGTCCTGGCCGCCTGCGGCGCCGGCGACGAATCGGCCGGACACAGCGGCGGCCACAACAGCACCTCGGCGTCGGCTTCGGCTTCGGCTCCTGCGTCGCAGGGGCAGAGCAACGCTGCCGACGTGGCCTTCGCGCAGGGGATGATCCCCCACCACCGCCAGGCCGTGGAAATGGCCGACCTCGCGGACGGGAGGGCTCAGTCGGCTGAGGTGAAGCAGCTTGCCGCAGACATCAAGAAGGCCCAGGATCCGGAGATCAAGACGCTGTCCGGCTGGCTGACCTCCTGGGGCGAGGAAGTACCCGCCGAGGGCACCATGGACCACTCCGCGCACGGCGCAGGCGGGGGAATGATGACGGCCGAGGAGATGACCGAGCTCGAGAACGCCTCGGGCGAAGAGTTCGACACCGCCTTCATGGAGATGATGATCAAGCATCACGAAGGCGCGATCGAGATGGCCAAAACGGAACAGGCCGACGGTGCTCATGCGCCGGCCCAGGAGATGGCCGCGCAGATCGTCACCTCGCAGAGCGCGGAGATGGAGCAGATGAACAAGCTGCTCGGCCGGAACTGACCCGCACCGATCACAGGGGGCGGGCACGGCCGGTGTCCGCCCCTGCCCGGCTGCCGTCCTTCTTCTCTTCGACTCGCCTGGACCTCTCTCCATGACTCGCATACTGCGGCGTGGCCCGCTTGCCCTGATCACGCTCGCTGCCGCCGCTACGTTGCTCGTCGGCTGCTCCACCTCTTCCACGGCCGGCGCAGGCCAGTAACGCACGGCACCTGGCAGACCCTCTCAGCCAAGCGCGAAGCCGACTTCCACGCCTTCGAGTAAACAGGCAATGTCGTTTACGGCTCGGACAGCCAGAGCGGCAAGGTATGGGCCAGTACCGACGCCGGCCGCAGCCGCGCGCCTGTATCGAGGCACTCGACCTGGCCTCCCATCCCGCCAGCTCCGCAACCCTGTGGGCCGCCACTGGCACCGCTCTTGAACGCAGCTCGGACGGCGGGCGCACTTTCCGTCCAGTCTCCTCGGCACCCGCCCTGGTTGTGGTGGAGGAGCCGCAACCAGGCTTGCTCGTCGGGCTTGCTGCCGACGGCCGCGTACTGACCGGCCGGCGCGGCGGTGAGCCATGGACCCGAGTGGGCCGCTTGCCCGGAAAGGGCCGGGCCGCGGTGCTGACCGCGGTGACCCAGCAGTGGCTGCTGGCCGCCGACAGCACCGATGCCTCCGTGATTACCGCACCGTGTGCCCGGCCAGACGCGATCTGCGCAGTGTGTGTCGCTGGTGCGAAGTAGCGGCGGTGGGGAGTGGTGGACGCGCCGGCGGTGCGGCCGAGTGCCCCTTGTCCGGGGGCACTCGGCCGCACCGCCGAGCCAGTGGCTCCGGTGAAAGCGGCGGGTCCGGGCCGCCTAGCGCAGCGGCCGGAGACCGTTGCGCACCTCGTTCACGAATGCCTCGGGCTGCTCCCAAGCGGCGAAGTGACCGCCCTTGGGGAGCCTGTTGTAGTGGATGAGGTTGGGGTAGGCCTTCTCGGCCCAGCTCCGCGGAGCCTGGTAGAGCTCGTCAGGGAAGACGCTGACAGCGACCGGGAGCTTGACGCCCTTGACCCCGAAGAACTGGATCCCGGCTTCCGCGTTCTCCCAGTAGACACGCGCGGCGGAAATCGCCGACTTTGTCAGCCAGAAGAGCGTGATGTTGTCCAGGACGTCGTCGCGCGACAGGCCCTCGGTCTGCCCTGCGAAGGCGCGGGAGATCAGGTCCAGGCTGTCCCTGTCATGGTCGAGCATGAATGCGGCGAGGCCGACGGGCGAGTCGGTCAGGCCAGCGAGCGACTGCGGGCGCGAACCCATCATGTGAGCGTAGGCAACGTGCCGGTACACGAAGTCCAGCTGCTCGACCGCGCGCCGTTCCTCATCATTGGAGAGAACGACGTCGGACGGCGGGGGGTTGCCCGCGGCGATCGCCTGCTCCAGGGCCGGCGGCACCACGCCGGCCATGTTGGTGTGGATACCGAGCAGGCCCTGAGGGGCCTGGGCCCCCATGAGGTCGGTGACGATGGCACCCCAGTCACCGCCCTGCGCCGCGTACTTCGTGTAGCCGAGGCGCTGCATCAGCTCCGCCCAGGCTCGGGCGATGCGGGCAGGGTTCCAGCCTGCCGAGGTCGGCTTCCCGGAGAACCCGTAGCCAGGCATCGAAGGGATCACCACGTGGAAGGCGTCCGACGCGTCTCCGCCGTGGGCTGTCGGGTTGGTGAGCGGCTCAATGAGTTTCATCTGTTCGATGATCGACCCAGGCCATCCGTGGGTGACGATGAGCGGCAGCGCGTTCTCGTGCTTCGAGCGGACGTGGATGAAGTGGATGTCCAGACCGTCGATCTCGGTGACGAAGTTCGGGACAGCCTGCAGCTTCGCCTCGATCTTGCGCCAGTCGTACTCCTCCGCCCAGTAGCGAGCGAGTTCCTTGAGCGTCTCGAGTTGGGTGCCCTGGGACTGGTCCTTCACCGTCTCGGCCTCGGGCCACCGAGTGGTCGCAATACGCCGACGAAGCTCCTCGAGTTCCGCCTCAGGGAAGTCGATCGTGATCGGACGGATCGCCGCCGTTTCAGGCTGGAAAGACACCGCTGTTCTCCTCGATATAAATGTTGCCGGAAATTGCGTGTCGCGCCGGGTTCGCATTGCTCCGCAGAGCAACCGGGCTCCATGAATCCGTTTTGTTTCCCCGGCGCTACATAAATGATGCGATCCGGCGTGCCGCCGCAACAATCCGCAACATGACCTAAGTGCTCGGCGCGGATTTCAGGTCTCTCTAGGTAAGTCATGGCACTGTCCCGATGCCCCGTCGGTTCCTTGGTGCCGCAGCCCCGCGCCCCGGTGAGCAGCCTGCAGCGTTCGGACTGCCGCACTCCTTGGGGCGCCGCTGGCGGGGCCGCGCGTTCCGCAATGCGTCGCCCCACCGCATTCCAGGGGCGCCAATGCTACGGGTGCTCGACTCTGAAAAGCTATTGTCTTTGATGCAACTGTGGGTGTCCCGTTTCGTGCACAAGGGCGGTGGCGAGCCGTGTTGTCCCGGTCACGTCGAAGACACAGGATGCTCCTTCATCGCGTTCCTTACACTTCGGATTCCCGCGCTCGCTCAGTCGGCATCCGAGGCCGCTGATGCGTCCATACTCGCGGTGAAAACCACGTCGATTAGTTGCGGCCGGACCGACGCTTGCTTGGCGCGACCTGATCCTTGAGAAGGATGAATTGCACGAATGCATCTCCCACGCTCGTGCTGGTGCAGGGCGCCTGGCACGGCCCCTGGTGCTGGCGGCCCGCTGATCGACAGTCGTCGGATATCGACATACGCACAGTTGTCCTGCCCAGCAGTGCGCAGGACCCGGTAACACTGGGAGACCACCTCTACGACGATGCACAAGCGGTGGTCGAGGTCCTGAAGGCCGTTGAGGGTCCCGCCGTCGTAGTGGGCCACTCCTGTGGCGCCACCCCTGTCACGGAGGCTGCCGCGACGATGGGCAACGTGAAGCGGATCATCTACTTCACCGCCCTCATGCAGGATGCCGGCGACTTCGTTCTCTCCCTGGTGGGCGGCACCTTTCCGCCCTACTGGAAAGTGCATGCGCAGCCTGACGGGGCCGCCGGCCTGGGCTACTTCGAAGCTGGTCAGCCCTTGGATGTGCTGTACGGTGACGTCAAGCCTTCTCTGGCTCGACGGTGCGTCGCGATGCTCGCCCGGCTGTCCCCGGCTTCGGTTCCGCAGTCCCTTACCCAGGCGGCCTGGCGCACCGTGCCGAGTACGTACATCCGGTGCGAGGAGGACGCGGCCCTGCCGCTGGCGCTCCAACAAGCCATGGCTGCGCAGGCCCAGCGAACCCTGCGGATGCGCTCCGCGCGCTCGCCCTTCCTTTCCCAACCGGCAGCACTGGCCGCCGACATGCTTCGAGACGAACTCAGCCGCTGAGAACCCCTTGAGGCCGGGCGATGCTGCCGACGCTCGATGCAGAAATCTCAGCGCGGACTGCCATGCGTACCCGCTCAGTGCGCATGGCGGGTCCCGAGGCATGAGCGATGGCCTTGACCGCCCTGGCATCGGCGTTCGTGGCTTGTCCTCCAGGAGCCGATCCTCTGTAGCTTGGACCCTCGGTCGGCTGTGATCACGGCGACACGGTGCGCGGGTCGTTGGAGGCTCCGGCTGTACTTCAGGTCATCGCGACGGATTTCTCGGTGGTGCGTGAGTGCTCGCATGTGTAAATGATCTCTGAGTCAGTGCGGCAGGCCGGCGACCCCTGGTCGGTGATCGCAATGGATCGGCTTCATCTGGCCACGCAGGTACCCAGAGGGAAGCGATGTGGCTCGCCCGCAGGTGCGGGCGAGCGGCCTAGTGTCGGGGGAACCTGGGCACGGGCCCCTCCTCGCGACCCCGTCCCGCTGCCGTTGGCGCCCGCCTCGGCCTGATGCGCACATCTCGTATCGGCGCAACTTGCAATTTGCCACCGAGGTGACTACCTTGCGACTTGCTTGCGATTCGCAAGTGTAATGGACTTGTTGAGGGCGCCGGGGTGCGGTCTTCAGGAGAGGGGAGTCGCCAGCCATGTACGGACACATGCGAGAGTCGCTCCGTCATTCAGACCGAGACGTCCTCAGTGCCAGGCAGTTCCTGTTGGGCACGCACGGGACAAACCGCCACTATCCCGCGATGCTCACGAGGTCCTCGTGAAGCGTCAAGAGCTGATGCACTCCTCGTGCCCGATCGACCGCGCCATCTCCGAGGTTGGCGACGCCTGGACCTTCCAGATCCTGCGTGACGCCATGCACGGCGTCACCAGGTTCACGGACTTCAGCAAACGCATCGGTGTCGCGTCGAACATCCTGACCGCACGACTGCAAAAGCTGGTGGCGGTGGGCATCTTCGAGATCCAGGAAGCAGCGCTGGGCAACTCCCGTGAGTACGTCCTCACCGACAAGGGACGCGACTTGCACATCGTCCTTGCCGCACTGCGTCAGTGGGGGCAGAGTCACCTGTTCGAAGACGACGAGGTGATCACTCGCGTCGTCGACACGCGCACAGGGCGCCAGCCCCGTCCGATGACCGTCACCGCTGAGGACGGCCGCGAACTCGGGCCCGAGGACATCCTCGTCGTTCAGTCGCGGGCTGCGGATCCGATCGAGGCCGCCGCACCCGTCACCGGCACCTCCCCACGCCCCAAAATCTGACCCTCTCGCCCGCAGCACTTCAGCCGGCTGTTACTCGTCACCACAGGGGCCCAGCGGCGCACCCACGCCCTCTTCGGGGCCAAGGCGTGCTGTGGCGCGCCCTGCTTCAGTCCCCGTACGCCACTGTCGTGCCGTTCCCTGCCGAGACCACCGACATCCCCCTGTGAGGAAGACACCCGTGCCGCCCACCCGCCTCCTGGTCAACCGCCAGGCCCACGCGCCCTGCACCAGTGGCCGCACGAAGGGGGCGCGCGGTGACGGGGCCTGACACTGTCGACAACAGCACAGCCACCGGCCTGTTCGGCCGCGAGGACGACCTCCAGCACATCAGGCGCCTTCTAGGTATCGGTGCCGGCGGCGGAGCACTGCTCCTTTCAGGAGACGCAGGGATCGGCAAGACCGCTGTCCTAGACGCCATGGCCGCTGCTGCCCGTGCGGAAGGCGCCCAGGTACTGCGCGCCGCGGGCGTGGAGTTCGAGGCGAAGTACGACTACTCAGGCCTCAACCAGCTCTTGTTTCCGTTTCAAGACACCCTCCGCACACTGGAGGCCCCCTTTCGCGACGCCCTGCTCGTCGCACTGGGCTTTGAAAGCGGCTTGCCGCCGCCGCAGTTGATGGTCTCCAACGCCGTCCTGCTGCACCTGCGGGCGATCGCCGGGGACGCCCCACTGTTGATGGTCGTCGACGACTTCCCCTGGCTCGACCGGGCAAGCGCGGACGTGCTGGGCTTCGTCGCACGCCGTCTCGCCGGCACCCAGATAGGCGTTCTTGCCGCGGCTCGTTCCGAATCACTGAGCCTGTACGACAACGGAGCTCTGCCCGAATACCGGCTGCAGCCGCTGGACCAGCGCGCTTCAGCCCATCTGATCGCCACACGACACCCGAATCTCGTTGCCAGCGCACGCCACCGCCTGATGACCGTGGCGAAGGGAAACCCCCTGGCCCTCCTCGAACTGTCCTCCGTCCTGCCCACGATGCGAGAACCAGCCCTGGGCGAGGCGTCCGCCGTACTACCCCTCAGCCGACGCCTGGAGACCGTATTCGGCTCCAGAATCATCGTCCTTCCCCGCCCGACTCAGAGCTTGCTGCTGCTGGCTGCCCTGGAGCCCACAGGCGACCTCGCGGTGATGCAAGCGGCTGCGCGCCAGGCGAACAATGGATACGGGCTGGATGACCTGGCACCCGCTGAGCGGGCCCAACTGGTGTACATCGATGAACGTCGGCGACTGAGGTTCCGCCACCCCCTCATCCGATCCGCAGCAGTAGAGGGCTCAACAAGCACTGCACGGCGCGCCGTGCACGCAGCATTGGCGCAAGCCCTCACAGATCAGCCCGAGCGTCAAGCCTGGCATCTGGGTGAAGCCACCGTTGAGCCGAACGAGGACGTGGCAGCCCTGATGGAGCGCGCGGCACGGATCACGCTGCGCCGCGGTGATGGCGTCGGCAGTATGCGGACCTTGATGCGCTCAGCCGAGCTCACCCCGCACGGATCCGACCGTGCGCGCAGACTTGCCGAGGCGGCCTACATCGGCGCCGAGTCCACCGGCGCCCTGACCAGCGCCCAACGGCTCCTGGACGATGCCCGGCACACGGCCTCAGACCTGACGTCTCTGCATGCCGCCGCGGCCGCTGCCCACCTCATCTTGAACAGCGACGGCGACGTCGACATGGCCCACCGCCTTTTGGTCCATGCCATCGAAAACGGAAACCACGCTTATGACGCGGCGGACACGGCGCTCATTGACGCCCTTTGCACACTTGCGTTGGTCGCCTTCTTTGGCGCCCGCCAAGACCTGTGGAAGCCCTACTACCAAGCCGTCAAGAAGCTGACACCCCGCCCGCCAGCCGTTCTGGCCGCGCTGGGAAAGACGTTCTCCGACCCGGCGCGCACGGGTGGCGAGGCAACAAAGGAACTCGACGAACTCATCGAGGCGTT
Coding sequences:
- a CDS encoding DUF305 domain-containing protein translates to MIRKRSLVRRIAAIAAAGAAALVLAACGAGDESAGHSGGHNSTSASASASAPASQGQSNAADVAFAQGMIPHHRQAVEMADLADGRAQSAEVKQLAADIKKAQDPEIKTLSGWLTSWGEEVPAEGTMDHSAHGAGGGMMTAEEMTELENASGEEFDTAFMEMMIKHHEGAIEMAKTEQADGAHAPAQEMAAQIVTSQSAEMEQMNKLLGRN
- a CDS encoding DUF6153 family protein; protein product: MTIGIRSSSRPAGRLLVLLVLMVLAGVLGMHALPPGGAPAGAGHEMAMADPSSAPHAVGTCAHTGGGSDHPDHADGTCAAAGTGSAYMPPPLAVSAVPNVPAASSLAAAMAGAPHDDRAPPDLSELQLLRI
- a CDS encoding cupin domain-containing protein; protein product: MSKNDAAHGSAHEGLPPEVKVLQDITPPFFPEGGSGMTILVDWPPGHPGLPPHRHSGPSFGYVMQGALRFEVEGEPERVVEAGGTFWEPGGDVIHYQDGNALPDAPTKFLVTMVCAPGQPMLTLVDEEELKERAHLRAPRPSEG
- a CDS encoding alpha/beta hydrolase gives rise to the protein MQGAWHGPWCWRPADRQSSDIDIRTVVLPSSAQDPVTLGDHLYDDAQAVVEVLKAVEGPAVVVGHSCGATPVTEAAATMGNVKRIIYFTALMQDAGDFVLSLVGGTFPPYWKVHAQPDGAAGLGYFEAGQPLDVLYGDVKPSLARRCVAMLARLSPASVPQSLTQAAWRTVPSTYIRCEEDAALPLALQQAMAAQAQRTLRMRSARSPFLSQPAALAADMLRDELSR
- a CDS encoding epoxide hydrolase family protein, with protein sequence MSFQPETAAIRPITIDFPEAELEELRRRIATTRWPEAETVKDQSQGTQLETLKELARYWAEEYDWRKIEAKLQAVPNFVTEIDGLDIHFIHVRSKHENALPLIVTHGWPGSIIEQMKLIEPLTNPTAHGGDASDAFHVVIPSMPGYGFSGKPTSAGWNPARIARAWAELMQRLGYTKYAAQGGDWGAIVTDLMGAQAPQGLLGIHTNMAGVVPPALEQAIAAGNPPPSDVVLSNDEERRAVEQLDFVYRHVAYAHMMGSRPQSLAGLTDSPVGLAAFMLDHDRDSLDLISRAFAGQTEGLSRDDVLDNITLFWLTKSAISAARVYWENAEAGIQFFGVKGVKLPVAVSVFPDELYQAPRSWAEKAYPNLIHYNRLPKGGHFAAWEQPEAFVNEVRNGLRPLR
- a CDS encoding helix-turn-helix transcriptional regulator, whose translation is MTGPDTVDNSTATGLFGREDDLQHIRRLLGIGAGGGALLLSGDAGIGKTAVLDAMAAAARAEGAQVLRAAGVEFEAKYDYSGLNQLLFPFQDTLRTLEAPFRDALLVALGFESGLPPPQLMVSNAVLLHLRAIAGDAPLLMVVDDFPWLDRASADVLGFVARRLAGTQIGVLAAARSESLSLYDNGALPEYRLQPLDQRASAHLIATRHPNLVASARHRLMTVAKGNPLALLELSSVLPTMREPALGEASAVLPLSRRLETVFGSRIIVLPRPTQSLLLLAALEPTGDLAVMQAAARQANNGYGLDDLAPAERAQLVYIDERRRLRFRHPLIRSAAVEGSTSTARRAVHAALAQALTDQPERQAWHLGEATVEPNEDVAALMERAARITLRRGDGVGSMRTLMRSAELTPHGSDRARRLAEAAYIGAESTGALTSAQRLLDDARHTASDLTSLHAAAAAAHLILNSDGDVDMAHRLLVHAIENGNHAYDAADTALIDALCTLALVAFFGARQDLWKPYYQAVKKLTPRPPAVLAALGKTFSDPARTGGEATKELDELIEALPNVPDPVEVARAGSAAVYADRVGDLREAQWRLVRMGRDGGPARRYMSGLMHLCLDDFLTGEWNEAASLADEGFQLCESHGYTAFAWYFLYVHALLAAARGETDEAEETAERIIRWAIPRKVSCAAHFGHHAAALAALGRGDFAGAYEHANAVSPAGTLASHAPHALWVTMDLVEAAVRTNRHTEAAAHVRAMREANLPSLSSRHALLTEASAAVSSIDDEQALQLFVKALAIPGAARWQFDMARVQLFYGERLRRVRATTDSRAPLKAALGTFRHLGALPWAARAEAELRAAGGVTRPLAAASTQVLTPQEMAIARLAATGLTNKQIAQRLFLSHRTVGAHLYQIYPKLGITSRGMLRDALQGRAASDSPHTPG
- a CDS encoding winged helix-turn-helix transcriptional regulator; this translates as MKRQELMHSSCPIDRAISEVGDAWTFQILRDAMHGVTRFTDFSKRIGVASNILTARLQKLVAVGIFEIQEAALGNSREYVLTDKGRDLHIVLAALRQWGQSHLFEDDEVITRVVDTRTGRQPRPMTVTAEDGRELGPEDILVVQSRAADPIEAAAPVTGTSPRPKI